From Ignavibacterium sp.:
CATACAAATCCTGTGTAAAATTCAATCCTCTTCTTACCAACGAAAAGCCATTCTTATTTAATATAGAGCTGCTATAATCAGTTCCGTATGAATATTTATCAACAAACGGAATTTCTCTTTTGGATATTATTTCAATTACTGGTAATTGATAAGTTTTTATTTCCTCTTTCTGCTGTGCAATAATTTCAAATGAAAGTATGCACAGAATAAAAATGAAAAATCTTTTCATAGTTACTCCGATAAATATTTAAAAAATACAAATCACCTCTTAATGAGGTTATTTATTAAATAGTATAATAAAATTTATCAAAGCAACTTTGGTGGTGGGGAATCTGGCTCTATTATATTAGGTTTAAAATTATTTGAGATGAAAGAAATGTATCGTGCAGCTTTTCCTTCTAAATTTTCTTTATCATTCTTAACTATATCTATATGATAAGACACTGAATAATTTGGGAGTTCACGATTCTGTTTATCAGCAGGTTTATTTTGTTCTTCATTCTGTTCAAGATTTTTTTTAAGATGACATGAGCCGTGACATAAATTTTCAGGCTCATCTTTTTGAATACAAAGAAATTTTACTATGAAATCGTAATTCACATTGTATTCTATCCAGGCAACCAGATTTGCATTTACAGCTACCAGATAACTTATCGCTAACAAGATTATAAAATATTTTTTGACAGGGGAAATCATAATCAGATTTTTTTATCTGATTAAAAATACAAAACAAAAACTAAATTCCAAATCAAAATTTTATCAGTGCATCTTCTCTGTATGATTTACAAGTTGCCCGGAGATAAGCTTTTTCAAAGCATCTTCAATATTTTTTTCAGTTGTCACAATCGGTTGCTTTCCTTTTGAAATCAGAAAATCGTAAATACCATATCCCATTCCTGCAGCAACTACAAAATCGCAGTCTTCAACAAGTGTGTAAATAGTATTGTGTCTTTCCCTATGATTGCTATGATGATCATTATTGTGGTTGTTCCCGGAATGGAAATCCGGCTTTTCTCTTCTTTCTGTGGAAGTAATGTTTCCATCTTTTACTTCTATGACTTCAAAATATTTTGCTCTTCCGAAATGAGCAAAAGTTGTAACGCCATCATTAGTTGCAAATGCAACTTTAAAATTGCTATTCATATTTCATCCTTTATTTAATTACTCTTCAGGGTAATTACCTGTATTTGCTGTTCAAACATATTTTTCACTAAGTTCTGATTAAAAGCAAAATTATGCTACACTTACTTCAGCAACCTGTTCGGCTTTTTCAAATTTATTCAGATACTCTGCTGCGCTAAGTGCGGCAACAGTTCCTTCACCAACAGCAGTTGTAACCTGACGATACCTTTTTGCAATTGAATCTCCGGCAGCATAAACACCTTCAATATTGGTAGCCATATTTTTATCAACAACTATTTCTTTATACTGATTTAACTCAAGAATACCTTCAAACATTTCTGTGTTGGGAACATATCCGATAAATATAAAAACTCCATCAATATCTTTTTCAAAGACTTCACCGTTTCTCTGATTCTGAATTTTTACTTTCCGAAGTTTTTCATCACCGATAAATTCAATAATCTTTGATTCCATAATGAAATCAATCTTAGGATTGTTCTTTGCTTCATTTACATAATGCTCAAATGCCTGGAAATGGTCGAACTGATGGACTATTGTAACCTTCGACGCATATTTAGTCAGAGATACGGCTTCTTCAAGTGCCGAATTTCCTCCGCCAACAACTATTATTTCCTTATCCTGGAAAAAATCACCATCGCAGGTTGCACAATAAGAAATTCCTTTCCCCTTAAATTCATTTTCACCCGGAACGCCAAGTGTTCTTGATCTTCCGCCAGTTGTTATAATAACAACATCAGATGTGTATTCATCTTTCCCATTCACAACAAATCTTTTAGGATTTGACTTCAAATCAAATGATGTGATTTTGATATTGCTTTTAATCACCGCTCCAAACTTTTGTGCCTGAAGTTTCATATTTCTTGCAAGTTCATATCCACTGATACTTTCGATTCCCGGATAGTTTGCTATCTCGTGAGTAAGTACCATCTGACCACCAACAGCACCTTCATTCAGAATTAGTGTTTTTACTTTAGCTCTTGAAAGATAAATTCCTGCTGTAAGCCCCGCAGCTCCTGCTCCAATAATTATAGCATCATAATGATTCATAATTTTTCTCCCGAATAAGAATATTAAGAAAAGTCATCCTCAATAATTTTTAAGGATGACTTAATCATTCGAAAATTACTTTGTTGCTGTTTCCTTAACTTCCTGACTAAAATATTGATCAAGAATAGAAGTAATCTGATCCCTTGATTGAATGCTGCTTGTTGCTTTAACAACTTTTCCGTTTTTGTAATAAACAACAAACGGAAGTCCGGCAAAATTTCTGCATTCTGGTAAGTCTCTTATAACTCTTGCATCCGGAATATCAAACTCCATATCAGCAAACTTTACATGTGGATATTCGTTTTCGAGTTCTTCCATTACTTCATAAACAGGAATACACATTGGTCCCATTCTTCCGCAGCATACCATAACATTTTCATTTTCCTGTAAAAGTTTTGCGTGTTCCTGCTCTGATAAAATGTGTGTGAGATTTGTTCTTAACATTTTCTGCTCCTTGAAATTATTAAATGATTATTTTTTTTGTTGAGTGTGATGATTTGTTAAATCAAAAGGTTCAGAATGTGTGTTTGAAACTTTCTTTTAACTCTTTCATCAAACGCTTGCAAAAAATTTTTTTGTAAATGAAGGAAGAATTATTTATGCAAACAGCTACTCAACCAAAAGTTGTAATATTCACAACACCAACCTGCAGCTTTTGTAATGCTGCGAAAAGATATTTTCGTGAAAAGAATATCAGGTTTACAGAAGTTGATGTATCCCGCGATCAGAAAGCAGCTCAGGATATGGTAAGGAGAACCGGACAAATGGGAGTTCCTGTGATACTAATTAACAATCGTCCGATAGTTGGTTTTGACAGACCGAAAATAAACGCAATGTTAAACATTAAGAATTAAGGAGAAATAAAAATGAAAATAAAACCACTTGATGATCGTTTACTTGTTGAACCAATTGAAGAAGAAGAAAGAACTTCTTCAGGTTTATACATTCCGGATACTGCAAAAGAAAAACCAAGAATGGGAAAAGTTATTGCAGTTGGAACTGATGAAGATTTAAGAGAAAAAATTTCCGAAGGCGACAAAGTTTTATTTGCAAAATATGGCGGAGAAGAAGTTGAAATGAACAACATTGTTTATAAAATTCTTCAGCGCTCAGATGTTCTTGCTGTTGTAGAAGATTAAAAAATTGTAGCCGCAGGCTTCAGCTTGCGGCTACCGTAAAATTTATTTAAATAATTCTTTTATCTTTTCAGGTGGACGAGCAAGAATTGCTTTATTACCAACCTCAACAATTGGTCTTTGAACAAGATCAGGATTTTCAATCATCAAACTCAGTATTTCATCTTCAGATAATTTTTCAATTTTAGCTTTTAGCTTTCTGTATGCATCATCATTTTTTCTCAGTAGTTCTGATGGTTTCATATTCATTTTTTTCAGAATCTCATAAAGTTTCTTTTTCGAAAATGGTTCGATGTAATAGTTAACTTTTTCAAAATCAATTCCGGCTTCGGTTAATGCTTTTGATACTTTTCTACAAGTGGTACAGGTTGGCTTTTCATAAATGGTTATTTTTTGCATAAAAATACTCCTTCTTTTGGTCTGAATTTTACAGAAACAAAATGTTGCTCATAAAATTTGTAGTGTAATTATACTTATTATTTAATTAATTTTCAGTTAAGTTTAGTTAATAAATTTTTCAACAATCAATTTCTCACAGGGAGAGGTTATGTTTCGTTTATTTACTATCACCTTACTTCTTTTGGCCGCACTAACAATATCAGCACAAAATTATAAAGAAGTAAAAATCTATCTTGATTCTAAAGAACAAATTTCAACGCTTTATAACATGGGTTTGGAGTTTGATCATTTCAAATGGGGCAAGGACAACTCAATTACTACATTTATCAGCGACCGCGAATTCGAAATTCTTCAAAACTCATCTTTCAGATATGATGTATTAATTGATGATTGGAATACTTACTATGCAAATCTTCCAAAATTGTCCGAATCAGAAAAGCAATTCTTCAGACAAATGAGTAAAGAAAACTATAATGTTGAAGGTTTTGGTTACGGTTCGATGGGTGGGTTCTTTACTCTGGATGAAATCAATGCAAGACTTGATTCGATGTACGCACTTTATCCTAATATCATCACACAAAAATTTCAGATAGGAACTACATTACAGGGCAGACCAATTTATGCAGTTAAAATTTCTGATAATCCAAATGTGAATGAAGACGAACCACAAGTTCAGTTCAATGCTTTGATTCACGCCCGCGAACCGCAGGGAATGATGACAGTTATGTATTATATGTACTACCTTCTTGAAAATTATGGAACTGACCCGGAAGTAACTTATCTGGTTAACAACAGAGAGATTTATTTTATTCCCTGCATC
This genomic window contains:
- a CDS encoding NifB/NifX family molybdenum-iron cluster-binding protein; this translates as MNSNFKVAFATNDGVTTFAHFGRAKYFEVIEVKDGNITSTERREKPDFHSGNNHNNDHHSNHRERHNTIYTLVEDCDFVVAAGMGYGIYDFLISKGKQPIVTTEKNIEDALKKLISGQLVNHTEKMH
- the trxB gene encoding thioredoxin-disulfide reductase; translation: MNHYDAIIIGAGAAGLTAGIYLSRAKVKTLILNEGAVGGQMVLTHEIANYPGIESISGYELARNMKLQAQKFGAVIKSNIKITSFDLKSNPKRFVVNGKDEYTSDVVIITTGGRSRTLGVPGENEFKGKGISYCATCDGDFFQDKEIIVVGGGNSALEEAVSLTKYASKVTIVHQFDHFQAFEHYVNEAKNNPKIDFIMESKIIEFIGDEKLRKVKIQNQRNGEVFEKDIDGVFIFIGYVPNTEMFEGILELNQYKEIVVDKNMATNIEGVYAAGDSIAKRYRQVTTAVGEGTVAALSAAEYLNKFEKAEQVAEVSVA
- a CDS encoding thioredoxin family protein, producing the protein MLRTNLTHILSEQEHAKLLQENENVMVCCGRMGPMCIPVYEVMEELENEYPHVKFADMEFDIPDARVIRDLPECRNFAGLPFVVYYKNGKVVKATSSIQSRDQITSILDQYFSQEVKETATK
- a CDS encoding glutaredoxin domain-containing protein; this encodes MKEELFMQTATQPKVVIFTTPTCSFCNAAKRYFREKNIRFTEVDVSRDQKAAQDMVRRTGQMGVPVILINNRPIVGFDRPKINAMLNIKN
- a CDS encoding co-chaperone GroES; its protein translation is MKIKPLDDRLLVEPIEEEERTSSGLYIPDTAKEKPRMGKVIAVGTDEDLREKISEGDKVLFAKYGGEEVEMNNIVYKILQRSDVLAVVED
- a CDS encoding ArsC/Spx/MgsR family protein — encoded protein: MQKITIYEKPTCTTCRKVSKALTEAGIDFEKVNYYIEPFSKKKLYEILKKMNMKPSELLRKNDDAYRKLKAKIEKLSEDEILSLMIENPDLVQRPIVEVGNKAILARPPEKIKELFK